The Caldisericia bacterium DNA window TCTTTCAAGTTCCCTTATAAAGATTTCCTCATCCTCAGGAGATGGAGTTATCCCATACTTTCCTTTTTTTGTTCTTATAAGCAAAACATTACTCCCAGCACTCGTTGCATACATTCTAACCATACCTTCATCTGAGTAGTAAACATTTCCCAAAGAAAAACCGGGAAATCTCTTGCTTGCCAAGGGATTAAAAACAAGATTTTTCTTCTCCCAACCCTCTATATCCTCATACTT harbors:
- a CDS encoding PH domain-containing protein, which produces LMIISGHLLVIYRSMRYEFREDGLHLICGGYHDVIKYEDIEGWEKKNLVFNPLASKRFPGFSLGNVYYSDEGMVRMYATSAGSNVLLIRTKKGKYGITPSPEDEEIFIRELERKVKE